The DNA window CTTAACGGATGATTTTCCGGTGACCTTTGATGCAACATACCCTGCGGCAAAAAACTTTACACAGGATATCTGTGGCAATGCTCCGGTAAACATCAGTCTGAACAGTTTTCAGCAAAATCTGACCTCCCAGAACCCTGCAAATTTTAATTTCAGTTTTTATACGACATTGCAGAACGCTCAGAACGGCCAGAATCCATTGCCTAACAATTACACGGTCAGTTCCAATACTGTCCTGTATGCACGGATACAGAACCCTTCTGTTCCGGGATGTTTCAGGATAGCGGTGCTTACGCTCAATTTCCTGACCAGGAACCTTCTGAAGAATACTGTAGAAATCTGTGATACCAATAATGATGGTACAGAACCCGGATATGACCTTGCTGCTATTGGAGGCGAGCTTTTTCCTCCGGGTACTTCTGGCTACACCTACTACCTCAGCCAGGCTGATGCACAGAACAACACCAACAGTGTTACCACCGCTACCATTACAGCCAATACCAATCTTTGGGTAAGGCTTCAGGATGGTTCATGTACGTATATTCTGGGGCCTGTCCATTTCCAGTTCAGGCCCGGTGCCAATATTAACACACCGATTACTTATCCGTATACGATATGTGATATTAATGCGGATAATAAGGAACCCTTTGATTTTGCGGTCAATATCGGTCCGCTGATCAGCAGTCAGCAGGGTGTGACATTTAGTGCATACGAAACCTATGCTGCCGCAATTGCAGGATTAGCACCGGTGCTGGCAACAATCAAGGAAGGGCAGTATCCTGTATTTATACGGGTTCAGACCCCAAACGGATGCTTTGCCATAGCACAGGTAAACATGAATGTCACTTTTACGAAAATACAGGCCAATGAAAAGAATGAATACATCTGTTTCAACGGGACCGATAACATCAGTGTGAACCTGAATACCCTGTCTGCGGGAATGCTGATTTCGCCTGCATCGGTTCCTGTAACTGAATTTTATGCTGATTATACGGAAGCGATGGCCGGAACTAATCCTGTCAGCCCCAACCAGACCATTACCACAAATGGGAATTTTGTCACCCAGACCTATTATGTGCGGTTTGAAATTTCGGATCAGTGCTTTACCGTGAGACCGATCAACATCAATCTTGTCCATCCTGTTGCCGTACAGTCCAGCTTTACCGTATGCGATATCAGCAACAATAATTCTGAAAATATTCAGCTGAACCAGTTTTCTGCAGCCGTTATCGGGACACAGAATGCATCTGCGGTATTTTACCTCACCCAGGGCGATGCTCAGAACGGGACTAATCCTGTCAATGCCATTACCCTGAACGGTACCCAGCAGGTTTTTGTTAATGTGACTTCGTATAATTGCTCACAGGTATATCCTGTAACTGTTGGACTGGTATCTACTCCGGCAGTGAGTTCACCTGTGACGGTTACGCTCAGCAATATCTGCGACAACAATAATGACGGTACGGAGATCTACAATCTGACGCTGGCCCAGCCACAGATTTATAATGGGTCCAATGTTACATTCACCTACTATGCTTCATACAATGCAACTACCCAGACTTTTTCAGGTGAAATTACCAATCCGTCCCAGTTTCCGGTACAGGGAAATGCTACAGTGTATGTAAAGGTTAAATTCAACAACAGCGAATGTTTTTCTGCCGCACAGCTGAATATTCAGATGAGCTACCTTCCACCGGTGGTGCTGAACAATGCCGTCCTCAATATCTGTGATGAGGATTTTGACCTGAATGAGACTTTCCAGCTGAATACTGCTACCCCGCAATTGTTTATCGCTTCTCAGAATACCCAGCCTGTATCCAATATGACCATTACCTATTACAATACGGCTGCGGATGCCAATGCAGGAAGCGCTTCTGCACAGATCGGCAGTTCGGTTACGACCAATGTGTCTACAGTGACGGTCTGGGCAAGGTTCCAGTCTAACACTACAGGATGTTATTCTATAGCGTCGATCCAGCTGAATACCTATTTTCCGCCGAAAGCCATTAATTCAACCGTTATGGTCTGCGATGAAAACCTGGACGGAAGCTATGAAGTCAACCTGCTGAATTATACCGGCCAGATGGTAGACCTGCCCAATGCAGCCAACACATTTGCTTTTTACCTGACGCAGCAGGATGCACAGAACAATGCCAATCCTATTGCCAACCCGCAGAACTTTTCCGCACAGCCGTTCCCGGCTCAGATATGGGTGAAAGTCCAGAATCTGCCCGGCTGTAACGACATTGCCAGTGTCAGCTTTGTATTCGGGAATAAAGTTACCCTTCAGAATGCAGGGCCTTTCCAGCTGAATAATGTGTGTGATACAGGCAATGACGGGATTGAAACTGTGAATCTTAAACAGTTTGAAAGCCAGATGTATGCAGGATCCAATGCGACGTTTACGTATTATGCTTCACTGGCTGATCTTAATGCGGGCACTAATGCCATTGCCAATCCGGATACCTATCCGTTTAATCAGAATACGGGACCTAACACGATTTATGTTAAAGTAAGTGTTCCGGGATTGTGTCCTGAAAAAGTACTGATCAACCTGTCGCTTAAATCAACGCCTGTGTTTGATATTCCGGACCAGTACATCTGTCCGGACGGTTCCCTTACTTATACTCTGAGCGTGGAAAATTACATCATCACCGGCTATACCTGGACCAATCCTTCCGGTCAGATCGTTTCAACCACCGATACTTTGTCGGGAGTGAATGCAACAGGAACTTATACCGTTACGGTGACGGCATCTAACGGATGCTCACACACCGATACCTTTGCCCTGAAATATTATGATGTTCCGGTCATTGAAAAACTGGTCGCAGACGGCAATGCCTTTACCGTTTTTGCTACCGGATCACAGCCGATCCTGTATTCCATAGACGGACTCACCTGGCAGACCGGGAATGTGTTTTATAACCT is part of the Chryseobacterium camelliae genome and encodes:
- a CDS encoding T9SS type B sorting domain-containing protein; the encoded protein is MVKFLQFISVCIGGLLYAQSQVNVKVKDASGNESFNVTCTNTLDSNGCLPLHVEYPVLKETTGYQVSQETYNPALAFNQGTALNANYDDVFAKKLDLPFKFCFYNQYYESLVVGSNGMITFDLSQLGQINYPNVQGQNPNVNLPKNAVFGAYHDMVFSASDPSEIYYAVIGTAPYRKLIISFYEGRIAGCTDRSSSQIVLNETTNIIDVFIDQKPLPCPTRKFENALIGIINSSGTEGVSPVSRNTGNWQAAQEAWRFTPTGNVIQPQVTWTNAAGQTVATGIQATVCPAQNEVYTANVVFNSCGNSTLTLTDDFPVTFDATYPAAKNFTQDICGNAPVNISLNSFQQNLTSQNPANFNFSFYTTLQNAQNGQNPLPNNYTVSSNTVLYARIQNPSVPGCFRIAVLTLNFLTRNLLKNTVEICDTNNDGTEPGYDLAAIGGELFPPGTSGYTYYLSQADAQNNTNSVTTATITANTNLWVRLQDGSCTYILGPVHFQFRPGANINTPITYPYTICDINADNKEPFDFAVNIGPLISSQQGVTFSAYETYAAAIAGLAPVLATIKEGQYPVFIRVQTPNGCFAIAQVNMNVTFTKIQANEKNEYICFNGTDNISVNLNTLSAGMLISPASVPVTEFYADYTEAMAGTNPVSPNQTITTNGNFVTQTYYVRFEISDQCFTVRPININLVHPVAVQSSFTVCDISNNNSENIQLNQFSAAVIGTQNASAVFYLTQGDAQNGTNPVNAITLNGTQQVFVNVTSYNCSQVYPVTVGLVSTPAVSSPVTVTLSNICDNNNDGTEIYNLTLAQPQIYNGSNVTFTYYASYNATTQTFSGEITNPSQFPVQGNATVYVKVKFNNSECFSAAQLNIQMSYLPPVVLNNAVLNICDEDFDLNETFQLNTATPQLFIASQNTQPVSNMTITYYNTAADANAGSASAQIGSSVTTNVSTVTVWARFQSNTTGCYSIASIQLNTYFPPKAINSTVMVCDENLDGSYEVNLLNYTGQMVDLPNAANTFAFYLTQQDAQNNANPIANPQNFSAQPFPAQIWVKVQNLPGCNDIASVSFVFGNKVTLQNAGPFQLNNVCDTGNDGIETVNLKQFESQMYAGSNATFTYYASLADLNAGTNAIANPDTYPFNQNTGPNTIYVKVSVPGLCPEKVLINLSLKSTPVFDIPDQYICPDGSLTYTLSVENYIITGYTWTNPSGQIVSTTDTLSGVNATGTYTVTVTASNGCSHTDTFALKYYDVPVIEKLVADGNAFTVFATGSQPILYSIDGLTWQTGNVFYNLPTGITTFYVKYAEGKCIIKQDGVILDIKNAITPNGDGKNDQWIVKNLHVFGSKMTNVKVFDRYQALIFEQNTNTQIVWDGTIQGRAIPTSSYWYVITLPDGRTFTGWILVKNNN